The Gadus macrocephalus chromosome 13, ASM3116895v1 genome includes a window with the following:
- the LOC132470979 gene encoding odorant receptor 131-2-like translates to MFLLGVEYPNHYYLFLLQLFRVDPRYILFIHLVLNDIIQLSLSGLLIAIWYIFNTINVSFCCLLLVIAICTTLNTPLNLACMAVECYVAVCFPMRYLQICTVKRTYILIGLIWGASAISILPDIFLLVIVEPPSFFHTRVFCMRDTVFRSSIQKRNTSHIICLVVVWLTLFFTYFNVLFAAKAANADVKKARNTLLLHGFQLLLCMMIYIRPLFQAALLYLFPQHIYDSRFALYVLIQVMPRFLSPIIYGVRDKKFRNYLSRYLMCEVKSS, encoded by the coding sequence ATGTTTCTGCTTGGAGTGGAATACCCTAACCATTACTACCTCTTTCTCCTGCAGCTCTTTAGGGTGGACCCTCGATACATCCTCTTCATCCACCTGGTTCTCAACGATATCATCCAGCTGTCGTTGTCTGGGCTTCTGATCGCTATCTGGTACATCTTCAACACCATCAACGTTTCTTTCTGCTGCCTCCTGCTGGTCATCGCCATCTGCACTACCCTCAACACCCCTCTCAACCTGGCCTGTATGGCAGTGGAGTGCTATGTAGCTGTGTGCTTCCCTATGCGTTACCTACAGATTTGCACTGTGAAGAGAACCTACATCCTGATAGGTTTGATTTGGGGGGCGAGTGCCATCTCCATCCTACCCGACATCTTCCTGCTCGTGATAGTGGAGCCTCCAAGCTTCTTTCATACCAGGGTTTTCTGTATGCGGGACACAGTCTTCAGGAGCAGCATCCAGAAGAGGAACACCTCCCACATCATCTGTCTAGTTGTGGTCTGGCTAACCTTGTTCTTCACCTATTTCAATGTTCTGTTCGCGGCCAAGGCGGCCAACGCAGATGTGAAGAAGGCGAGGAACACTCTGCTTCTGCATGGCTTCCAGCTCCTGCTCTGCATGATGATTTACATAAGGCCCCTATTTCAGGCGGCCCTGCTGTACCTTTTCCCCCAGCATATCTACGACAGTAGGTTCGCCTTATATGTCTTAATTCAGGTCATGCCACGCTTCCTAAGCCCCATTATTTATGGAGTAAGAGATAAGAAGTTCCGAAACTATCTCAGTAGATATTTGATGTGTGAAGTCAAGTCATCataa
- the LOC132470983 gene encoding odorant receptor 131-2-like translates to MVFCEQYWQGYRVRDLRTLNESLVGRNSSALLFTETYSTVVAKNVVLVALCISINYINGTLVHTFTKHQLFRVDPRYILFIHLVLNDIIQLSLSGLLIAIWYIFNTINVSFCCLLLVIAICTTLNTPLNLACMAVECYVAVCFPMRYLQICTVKRTYILIGLIWGASAISILPDIFLLVIVEPPSFFHTRVFCMRDTVFRSSIQKRNTSHIICLVVVWLTLFFTYFNVLFAAKAANADVKKARNTLLLHGFQLLLCMMIYIRPLFQAALLYLFPQHIYDSRFALYVLIQVMPRFLSPIIYGVRDKKFRNYLSRYLMCEVKSS, encoded by the exons ATGGTATTCTGCGAACAGTATTGGCAAGG GTATAGGGTAAGAGACCTCAGAACACTGAATGAGTCGTTGGTCGGGAGAAATTCCTCAGCTCTCCTTTTTACAGAAACGTATTCTACAGTCGTCGCCAAGAACGTCGTTCTCGTGGCGCTCTGCATCTCCATCAACTACATCAACGGCACCCTGGTCCACACCTTCACCAAACATCAG CTCTTTAGGGTGGACCCTCGATACATCCTCTTCATCCACCTGGTTCTCAACGATATCATCCAGCTGTCGTTGTCTGGGCTTCTGATCGCTATCTGGTACATCTTCAACACCATCAACGTTTCTTTCTGCTGCCTCCTGCTGGTCATCGCCATCTGCACTACCCTCAACACCCCTCTCAACCTGGCCTGTATGGCAGTGGAGTGCTATGTAGCTGTGTGCTTCCCTATGCGTTACCTACAGATTTGCACTGTGAAGAGAACCTACATCCTGATAGGTTTGATTTGGGGGGCGAGTGCCATCTCCATCCTACCCGACATCTTCCTGCTCGTGATAGTGGAGCCTCCAAGCTTCTTTCATACCAGGGTTTTCTGTATGCGGGACACAGTCTTCAGGAGCAGCATCCAGAAGAGGAACACCTCCCACATCATCTGTCTAGTTGTGGTCTGGCTAACCTTGTTCTTCACCTATTTCAATGTTCTGTTCGCGGCCAAGGCGGCCAACGCAGATGTGAAGAAGGCGAGGAACACTCTGCTTCTGCATGGCTTCCAGCTCCTGCTCTGCATGATGATTTACATAAGGCCCCTATTTCAGGCGGCCCTGCTGTACCTTTTCCCCCAGCATATCTACGACAGTAGGTTCGCCTTATATGTCTTAATTCAGGTCATGCCACGCTTCCTAAGCCCCATTATTTATGGAGTAAGAGATAAGAAGTTCCGAAACTATCTCAGTAGATATTTGATGTGTGAAGTCAAGTCATCataa